TCGGTATTTGCCATGGTGCTTCTGCTGGTCAATGTCTTTGTCCCTGGCAAACAGAAGGCTTATCTTGCTTACCTGAGTCTCATAGGTATTATCGTTGCCGGAGTCAGCGTATTCAATGCTTGGGATGCACCGCTCTCACTCCAGGAGGGCTTTAACGGTTCAGTATTACAGGATAACTTCTCTCTGTTTTTCAAAGCCATTTTCCTTGTGTCCGCAGCCTTGACGTTGCTTATCAGTGACCAGTATCTTGAGCGGGAAAACTGCAACCATGGGGAAATTTACCCCCTCATACTGCTGGCAACGGCAGGTATGATGCTGATGGCATCGGGAACTGATCTCATGACCATCTTCCTGGGCCTCGAAGTTTTATCTGTCGCCCTTTATGTTCTTGCTGGATTCAACAGGGAGAATTTAAAATCAAATGAAGCAGGTTTGAAGTACTTCCTGCTCGGCGCCTTTTCTACCGGTTTCCTTCTTTACGGAATGGCTCTTACTTATGGTGCCACCGGGTCAACCAAGATTGCAAATATTGCCTCATACGTGAGCCAGAATGGTGCGGTTACAGCTAACCCGCTGTTCCTCGTTGGCATGCTGCTGATTGCTGTCGGGTTTTCCTTCAAAATTGCTGCTGCGCCCTTCCATATGTGGACCCCGGACGTTTATGAAGGTGCTCCCACACCGATTACAGCATTTATGTCCGCAGGCCCCAAGGCTGCAGGTTTCGCAGCATTCATCCGTGTAATGGTGTTTGCTTTCCCGACTCTGAAAGCGGATTGGTCGGATCTGCTATGGATCCTTGCTGTGCTGACTATGACTATCGGTAACATCATTGCTCTTAAGCAGGACAATATAAAAAGGGTTCTTGCCTATTCCTCGATCGCCCATGCCGGATATGCCCTGGTCGGTTTTGCTGCCGGTAGCGCAGAGGGTGCTGCAGGTATTTTGTTCTACATGCTTTCATACGCATTTATGAATATCGGGGCATTTGCCATCATCATCCTCATAGGGAAAAAAGGCGAGGCAAACAGCAATGTTACAGATTTCGCAGGTCTTGGTTTCAGAAGACCAGTGCTTGCCGTTCTGATGGCCATTTTCCTCTTTTCCCTTGCCGGCATTCCCCCCATGGTTGGATTTGTCGGTAAATTCTACCTCTTCTCCGCTGCCATCAAGTCCGGTTATATCTGGCTTGCCATCATAGGCGTCCTTAACAGTGCCGCCTCCGTATACTATTATCTGCGGGTGATGGTCTACATGTACATGAAAGATCCCGTTGAGGAATTCGACTGGGTTAAGGTAACGCCTGCTATTGCCTTGTGTCTTGTTATCTCGGTGGCCGGGGTTATGATACCGGGTGTTGTTCCCGGTTATTTGCTGCAGCTGGCCCAGAAGGCAGTCCTCTTTTAAAAAGCTAGTTTCACCGTATTATGAAGCCCCGCCAGGAATCTGGAGGGGCTTTTTTATTATGGTCTCCCTTTACCCCATCACCAGTTTCGCAGCCGATTCATTCTAAGTCCGACAGACTCCTAGCCAGCTTGTCTGGTCACCTGGACAAAACAGTAAATTCAATCCACTTTTGCTATTGGAATTTCGAAGGCTATAATTAGCTTGACAATACTGTGACGGTAATATATATAAAAAATGCTATATATTGTTGTAACAATTTTACTGGGAGGCTCCCTTGCAAATAATATATTTTGCACTTTGCCTGCTACTGTCATTTCCCATGATGTGTTTTGCCGAACCCAAAATCTCTCCGCGACAAGCCATTTTAATAGCTTTGGAGAAGAACCATCAGCTGCAGGCAACTGCCCATGAAGTAACTGCAGCTGAAGAAGATGTCAATATCAACCGCAGCAGGTATTTACCAAGGGTTTCATTTGAGGAAAGTGCGGCGGTTTCAAATTCTCCTACTCGTGTTTTCATGATGAAGCTGGACCAGGGGAAATTTGCCTCCAGTGACTTTGATACAGCCAATCTCAACAAACCCGACTCCTATCATGATTTTAAGACGGCGCTGACCCTTGAACAGCCATTGTTCGATTTATCCCTGTTAAAATCCACGTCAATTGCTAAAACGGCAGTAGAAAGTCAAAAATTTGCCGCCGATCAGAAGCGACAGGATGTGGCGGTGCAGGTTTATTCGGCGTGGCTGGCGGTCCGACGTGCAAAGGCCTATGTCAGCATAGCTGAACAAGCCATGGCAGAAGCAAAGGAACACCTGCGGCTGGCGGGGGCAAGGGTTGGCGTAGGGACAGGTCTTAAGTCAGAGGGATTAAGGGCAAAAACATTTCTTTTTGATGTGGAACAGCAACTGGTCACGGCAAGCAACGATTTGAAGCTGGCAAAGATGCAGCTAGCAATGGTTATCGGGGGTACTCCAGGGGAAGAGGTGGATATTGTCGATGATCTATCGGTTGTCGAGATGACCTCGACCATGAAGGAACTGCAACTATTGGCTGTCGAGAATCGTAAAGACCTGCAGGCAGTGAATAAAGAAACCCAAAAAGCAGCAACTGCGATTGAACTGGCGCGCGCAGCCTACCTTCCCACTTTATACGCCAGCGCCTCTTATCAATTAAATGATTACAGCGTCCCGTTTGGTCGGGATAACGATTCATGGCAGGCGGGGGTGACTTTGCGCTGGGAATTTTTCTCAGGGCTGAAAACCCGTAATGAAGTCAATAAATTCAAGTCGCTTGAGCGAGCCGCCCAGGAATATCAAAAGGATTATGCCAATTCCATCGCCTATCAGGTAAGCGAAAATGTTCTTCGCCATGGGGAAGCCGGGAAAAGGCTTGAATTGGCGCGGCAGGCAGTGATTGATGCGGAGGAAAGTGTTCGCCTGATCAGCAAGCGATTTCAAAATTCCCTGTCTCCCATGGTCGAGTTGCTGGATGCGCAGACGTCTCTGAACAGGGCTCGCGCGGTACAGGTTGAAATGGAAAATGGGCAGGCACTTGCTTTGGCGCGGATCTGGCAATCAGCGGGAATTTTCCTCAAGGAGGTTCTTAAATGAGGTTATGGAAAACAGGTCGGCTTGCAGTATATGTCGTACTGGTGTTGCTGGTGAATTCAGCATGCAGCAAGTCGAAAGAAGGGACAAAAGAAGGTCCGGGTCCGATTGTCTCCGGAATAATTGTCGAAAAAATGGTTACAGAGATGGTTCCCGAGCAGGTTGAGGCTGTGGGCTCCATCCGCTCGATAAACTCTGCCCAGATCGCAGCACGCATAGCAGGGACTGTGACCTCAATGAAGGTGAGGGAAGGGGACAGTGTCGGCAAGGGTGCGCTACTTATGACTCTGGCATCTGCTGAAACTACCGCAGGGGCAGCCGGTGCCAGGGCTGCTGTTGAACAGGCGAGCCATGGGGTGGAAGAAGCCCGATCGAGAAAGCAATTTGCCGATGTGACGTTTGAGAGGTACCAGAAATTGTTGCAAGAAGAGGCGGTAACCCGCCAGGAGTATGACGGCAGGCTGTCGGAAAAGGAGGTGGCAGCGAGGTCTTTGGCAAAGGCTGAAGCTGCACTTGCCGCAGCCAGGGAAGGGGCACGGGGGGCATCCAGCTTGGCCGGATACGGGAAAATATATGCGCCGATCAGCGGTATTATTGTAACCAGACTGGTTGATGTGGGGATGACGGTGTTTCCAGGTACACAACTTTTTACCTTGGAAGAGCAAGGCGCCTATCGACTTGAGGTCGCTGCCCCGGAATCGCTGCTGGGTAAGGTAAAGGTCGGTGGCCGGGTCCCTGTAAGTCTGGATGGGGTGCCGGCTGCAAAAACAGGGGTAGTGGAAGAAGTTGTCCCAGCAGTGGATAGGGCAACGCGGACATTCATCGTCAAAATTGCTTTAACCGATAAAGGGCTGCGTTCCGGTTCATACGGGAGTGCCAATTTCCAGATGGGAACTCGCCAGGGACTTTTGCTGGTGAAAAAAGCCGTGGTAACCCAAGGCGCGCTGACGTCGGTCTGGGTTGTGGGACAGGATGGTATCGTTCGCATGAGGATAGTAAAGACAGGAAAAACAGTGGGAGACAAGGTGGAGATCTTGGCTGGACTGGCAATCGGTGAGGCGGTTGTCACGGCAGGGATGGAGAAAGTTGTGGAGGGGGCAAGGGTTGAAGAGAAATCCCGTCAGCAATAAATTGCAAACGTTCAATAGTGGAGCGGATTTCCAGGTTGTAAAGGGAGCTTATTAATGAGCGGACTTGGCTTTGCCGGCAGAATTGCCCGCGCCTTTATCGACTCGAAGCTGACGCCTTTGATTGTCGGTGCATCTTTGCTGCTGGGGCTTTATGCGGTTCTGGTTACCCCACGGGAGGAAGAGCCACAGATCGTCGTGCCGATGATTGACATTTACCTGCCCATGCCCGGTGCAACACCGCGGGAGGTGGAAGAGCGGGTCGTCAAGCCGATGGAAGCCAAGATGTGGGAAATCAAAGGGGTGGAATACATATACTCCGCCAGCAGGCCGGGCTTGGGTATTGTCACCGTCAGGTACAAAGTCGGCGAGGATATGGAAAACTCCCTGGTGAAGCTTTATAACAAGGTTATGAGCAGCAAAGCTGCACTACCGCCTGGCGCAGGAGAGCCGCAGGTGGCGCCGAAATCCATCGATGACGTGCCAATACTTACTCTGACTCTTTGGTCAGAACGCTACGACCATTACACCTTGCGCCGGGTCGCAAGAGAATTGTGCGATGAACTGAAAAAGTCGGAGAACGTGGCGGAAAGCGACATAAAAGGGGGACAGGCCCGGCAGATAAAGGTGCGGCTTGACCCGGGCAAGCTGGCCGGCCTCGGGTTGTCGCCGCTGCAGGTGATGGGGGCACTGCAGAAAGAGAACAGTGCCGTGCGCTCGGGCTCATTTTCAGGTATGAGCAAGGATTACCTGGTGGAGACAGGCACTTTCCTCGCTGGAGCAGATACGGTAAGGCGGATCGTTGTTGCCGCCAAAGCCGGCAGACCGGTCTATGTGGAAGATGTGGCAACGGTGGAGGATGGTCCGGAAGAGGCAAAGGATTATGTCTTCCATGGCCTGGGGCGATCAGCAGAGGGTGTAGAGAAGGCCAGCAGAGCTGCCAGTTATCCGGCGGTCACTCTTTCCTTTGCCAAGCGAAAGGGGGCCAATGCCACCTGGGTTGCCGAAGACCTTGTGAAGAAGACGGAGCTTCTCAAGGGTAAACTGATTCCTTCGGATGTGCATGTAACTGTAACGCGGAATTATGGCGAGACGGCCAGGGAAAAGAATAATGAGCTGCTGTTCCATATGTTCCTGGCAGCATTTTCGGTAACCATTCTCATTGCGGTCTTCATGGGCTGGCGTGCAGGCGCCGTGGCAGCGATAGCCATACCTGTGACGCTGGCGCTGACCATGCTCATCTTCAACCAAATCGGTTATACACTCAATCGCATCACCCTCTTTGCCTTGATATTTTCCATTGGTATTCTGGTGGATGACGCCATCGTTGTGGTGGAAAATATCCACCGCTACTTCACCACCACCAGGTTTGCCCCGTTGGAAGCATCCATCAAGGCGGTTGACGAGATCGGCAATCCGACCATACTGGCGACTTTTGCAGTCATTGCCTCCATTTTGCCCATGGGCTTTGTCGGGGGGCTCATGGGGCCGTACATGCGCCCGATACCTGTCGGGGCAAGCATGGCCATGTTGTTTTCGCTGCTCATCGCCTTCATCGTTACCCCATATTTTGCCTACCGATTCATGAAGGGAGAATCCCACTTCGGCAGGGAGGAAGTGGTAAAGGAATCGCGTCTTACCCTTTTCTATCGACGGTTCATGGGAAATCTTCTCCATAAGAAAAGGGTGCGCTACGTTTTTCTGACTGGCGTAGTAGTGCTGCTGCTTGCTTCCTGTTCGCTGATCTATTTCAAGCTGGTTACCGTCAAGATGCTGCCCTTCGACAACAAGAATGAGCTGCAGGTGATCGTTGATGCTCCCGACGGCACGGCACTTGAAGAAACCGCCCGCATGCTGGCAGAGATGGGGGATGCTTTACGCAATGTGCCGGAAGTGGTGGATTTTCAGACCTATGTCGGGGTCAGTTCCCCTTTCAACTTCAATGGCCTGGTTCGCCATTATTACCTGCGCAAAGGTTCCAATGTGGGGGATATTCAGGTCAACCTGGTGCATAAATCCAAGCGAAGCGAGCAGTCCCATGATATTGCCAAAAAGATCAGGCCGGTTCTGAAAACAATAGCCGACCGCTATTCGGCAAGGTTGAAGGTGGCCGAAATCCCGCCGGGGCCGCCGGTTCTCTCAACATTGGTGGCAGAGGTATACGGACCGGATCAGGAGACGCGGCTGACGATTGCAGCCCAGGTGAAGGAGATATTCCGGAAAACTGCTGGCGTGGTTGATACCGACTGGTACGTGGAGGATGACCAGGCGAAGATAAGTTTCCAGGTTGACAAGGAGAAAGCAGCATTATCGGGCATTGCCACCGAAGACGTGGCAAAGACCCTGCAGATTGCACTGGATGGCATGAATGCGGGCATCGCTCACCTGCCGAACGAAAAGGAGCCGGTGGGGATCAACCTGAGGCTGCCAGTGGAGCGGCGCAGTTCCATTGCCGACCTGTCGTTCATCCATATTGCAGGCACACATGGCAATGTGCCCCTGACTGAGCTGATCCGGGTGAAGAACGGGGCGGAGGACAAATCCCTCTACCGGAAGAACCTGAAGAATGTGGTCTATGTTACCGGTGACGTGGCAGGGGTGGTGGAGGCGCCGGTATATGCCATCTTGAAGATGCAGAAGGAAATAGATAAGATAGCTCTTCCGGGAGGGTACAAGATAGAGCAGCGGGCGGCAAGCCAGCCCTGGAGCGAGATCCGTCCAGGCCTCAAGTGGGACGGGGAGTGGCACATCACCTATGAAGTTTTCCGCGACCTTGGGTTGGCCTTTGCCGCGGTGATGGTCCTGATCTATGTGCTGGTCGTTGCCTGGTTCAAGGATTTTACCACCCCTCTGGTTATCATGGCCCCCATTCCGCTGACCCTGATCGGCATTTTGCCGGGTCATGCCATCATGGGTGCCTTCTTTACTGCTACCAGCATGATCGGCTTCATTGCCCTGGCAGGAATCATCGTCAGGAACTCGATCATTCTCATCGATTTCGCCGAACTGAGACGGCGCGAGGGCATGGCCCTCGATGAGGCAATTATAGATGCGGGAGCCGTCCGCTTCCGGCCGATGCTGCTCACCGCAGCAGCTGTTGTTATCGGCAGCTTCGTCATTGTTTTCGATCCGATTTTCCAAGGGCTGGCCCTGGCCATGATGTGCGGCGAAATTGCATCCACCGCCTTGTCCCGGGTGACCATACCTGTCCTGTATTTCCTGGTTCAGTCCTGGAAGGAGAAACGGCAGCAGAAAATTGCAGCCTGAAATAATCACAAAAAGATCTGGAGGAATTGATGTTCTGGTCAAAGCAAAAAAAAGATGAGATCGAGGTTGAAGGGGTGGTGGGCAATGTGGCTGCAGAAGCTGAAGGTCTGTTCCGTTCCGGGAAAATGCATTGCGCCGAAGCTGTACTGGCGGCAATCCGAAGCAACTTCGCTCCGCAAATTCCTGAGGCGGTGGTGCGGATGGCCTCAGGTTTTGGTGGTGGTTCCGGCTCCGGCTGCGTCTGCGGAGCCGTTGCCGGGGGAACCATTGCCCTTGCCCTTGTTCTTCAGGAGGATAAGAAGCAGATAGGCTCCCTGACAAAAGAGCTGCACAAGTGGTTCAAGGAACAGTACGGAGCGACCTGCTGCAAGGTTATAACACAAAAGGACAAAGGGGGCTGCCCTCTTCTTACCGGCAATGTGGCCGGCAAAGTGGCGGAAATGCTAAAGGTCACACAGGAAAAATAATATGCGGCAATTAAAAGAAGAAAAAGGAGTATAGAGATGCATATCGACAGAATGCTCAGGCTGATTGCCGGATTTTTCGTCATGCTGTCAGTGGCACTGGCTCATCTTCATAGTATAAACTGGCTCTGGTTCACTGCCTTTATCGGCCTCAATCTTTTTCAATCGGCCTTTACCAATTGGTGCCCGATGATGACTATTCTGGCGAAGGCCGGGGTGCCCAAGCTGCCACCC
This region of Geotalea daltonii FRC-32 genomic DNA includes:
- a CDS encoding NADH-quinone oxidoreductase subunit N; its protein translation is METIPMPAINFAAVMPETILSVFAMVLLLVNVFVPGKQKAYLAYLSLIGIIVAGVSVFNAWDAPLSLQEGFNGSVLQDNFSLFFKAIFLVSAALTLLISDQYLERENCNHGEIYPLILLATAGMMLMASGTDLMTIFLGLEVLSVALYVLAGFNRENLKSNEAGLKYFLLGAFSTGFLLYGMALTYGATGSTKIANIASYVSQNGAVTANPLFLVGMLLIAVGFSFKIAAAPFHMWTPDVYEGAPTPITAFMSAGPKAAGFAAFIRVMVFAFPTLKADWSDLLWILAVLTMTIGNIIALKQDNIKRVLAYSSIAHAGYALVGFAAGSAEGAAGILFYMLSYAFMNIGAFAIIILIGKKGEANSNVTDFAGLGFRRPVLAVLMAIFLFSLAGIPPMVGFVGKFYLFSAAIKSGYIWLAIIGVLNSAASVYYYLRVMVYMYMKDPVEEFDWVKVTPAIALCLVISVAGVMIPGVVPGYLLQLAQKAVLF
- a CDS encoding TolC family protein, which gives rise to MQIIYFALCLLLSFPMMCFAEPKISPRQAILIALEKNHQLQATAHEVTAAEEDVNINRSRYLPRVSFEESAAVSNSPTRVFMMKLDQGKFASSDFDTANLNKPDSYHDFKTALTLEQPLFDLSLLKSTSIAKTAVESQKFAADQKRQDVAVQVYSAWLAVRRAKAYVSIAEQAMAEAKEHLRLAGARVGVGTGLKSEGLRAKTFLFDVEQQLVTASNDLKLAKMQLAMVIGGTPGEEVDIVDDLSVVEMTSTMKELQLLAVENRKDLQAVNKETQKAATAIELARAAYLPTLYASASYQLNDYSVPFGRDNDSWQAGVTLRWEFFSGLKTRNEVNKFKSLERAAQEYQKDYANSIAYQVSENVLRHGEAGKRLELARQAVIDAEESVRLISKRFQNSLSPMVELLDAQTSLNRARAVQVEMENGQALALARIWQSAGIFLKEVLK
- a CDS encoding efflux RND transporter periplasmic adaptor subunit produces the protein MRLWKTGRLAVYVVLVLLVNSACSKSKEGTKEGPGPIVSGIIVEKMVTEMVPEQVEAVGSIRSINSAQIAARIAGTVTSMKVREGDSVGKGALLMTLASAETTAGAAGARAAVEQASHGVEEARSRKQFADVTFERYQKLLQEEAVTRQEYDGRLSEKEVAARSLAKAEAALAAAREGARGASSLAGYGKIYAPISGIIVTRLVDVGMTVFPGTQLFTLEEQGAYRLEVAAPESLLGKVKVGGRVPVSLDGVPAAKTGVVEEVVPAVDRATRTFIVKIALTDKGLRSGSYGSANFQMGTRQGLLLVKKAVVTQGALTSVWVVGQDGIVRMRIVKTGKTVGDKVEILAGLAIGEAVVTAGMEKVVEGARVEEKSRQQ
- a CDS encoding efflux RND transporter permease subunit; amino-acid sequence: MSGLGFAGRIARAFIDSKLTPLIVGASLLLGLYAVLVTPREEEPQIVVPMIDIYLPMPGATPREVEERVVKPMEAKMWEIKGVEYIYSASRPGLGIVTVRYKVGEDMENSLVKLYNKVMSSKAALPPGAGEPQVAPKSIDDVPILTLTLWSERYDHYTLRRVARELCDELKKSENVAESDIKGGQARQIKVRLDPGKLAGLGLSPLQVMGALQKENSAVRSGSFSGMSKDYLVETGTFLAGADTVRRIVVAAKAGRPVYVEDVATVEDGPEEAKDYVFHGLGRSAEGVEKASRAASYPAVTLSFAKRKGANATWVAEDLVKKTELLKGKLIPSDVHVTVTRNYGETAREKNNELLFHMFLAAFSVTILIAVFMGWRAGAVAAIAIPVTLALTMLIFNQIGYTLNRITLFALIFSIGILVDDAIVVVENIHRYFTTTRFAPLEASIKAVDEIGNPTILATFAVIASILPMGFVGGLMGPYMRPIPVGASMAMLFSLLIAFIVTPYFAYRFMKGESHFGREEVVKESRLTLFYRRFMGNLLHKKRVRYVFLTGVVVLLLASCSLIYFKLVTVKMLPFDNKNELQVIVDAPDGTALEETARMLAEMGDALRNVPEVVDFQTYVGVSSPFNFNGLVRHYYLRKGSNVGDIQVNLVHKSKRSEQSHDIAKKIRPVLKTIADRYSARLKVAEIPPGPPVLSTLVAEVYGPDQETRLTIAAQVKEIFRKTAGVVDTDWYVEDDQAKISFQVDKEKAALSGIATEDVAKTLQIALDGMNAGIAHLPNEKEPVGINLRLPVERRSSIADLSFIHIAGTHGNVPLTELIRVKNGAEDKSLYRKNLKNVVYVTGDVAGVVEAPVYAILKMQKEIDKIALPGGYKIEQRAASQPWSEIRPGLKWDGEWHITYEVFRDLGLAFAAVMVLIYVLVVAWFKDFTTPLVIMAPIPLTLIGILPGHAIMGAFFTATSMIGFIALAGIIVRNSIILIDFAELRRREGMALDEAIIDAGAVRFRPMLLTAAAVVIGSFVIVFDPIFQGLALAMMCGEIASTALSRVTIPVLYFLVQSWKEKRQQKIAA
- a CDS encoding C-GCAxxG-C-C family protein, with translation MFWSKQKKDEIEVEGVVGNVAAEAEGLFRSGKMHCAEAVLAAIRSNFAPQIPEAVVRMASGFGGGSGSGCVCGAVAGGTIALALVLQEDKKQIGSLTKELHKWFKEQYGATCCKVITQKDKGGCPLLTGNVAGKVAEMLKVTQEK
- a CDS encoding YgaP family membrane protein: MHIDRMLRLIAGFFVMLSVALAHLHSINWLWFTAFIGLNLFQSAFTNWCPMMTILAKAGVPKLPPNCGCK